In Microvirga sp. 17 mud 1-3, the genomic window AGGAGTGCCGGGCGCTCGCGCAGGATTTCGGGCTCCCGGGGATCCAGACCCTTTCGGGCGATTTCAACCTCACGTCCACGGCCAAGGGCGTCCATGTGACAGGTGTCGTCAAGGCCGACATCACCCAGATCTGCGTGGTCAGCCTCGACCCCTTCGATTCGAGCATCGAGGAGGAGGTGGAGGTGGATTTTGCCGAATCCTCGGGGATGCCGGCCGAGCCGCCCACCGAAATGCACGAATACGAACCCCCTGACGAAATCGTGAACGGGCAGATCGACCTCGGCGCCCTGACGGCCGAGTTCCTGGCACTTGGACTCGATCCCTATCCACGTAAGCCCGGCATCAGCTTCGACTACACGGACCCACGGGACGCCAAGGATTCCCCCTTCGCGGCCCTGGATACCTTGAAGGACAAGGACTAAATATCCGGAAAAGCACGGGATTCCACCTCCGGCCCGTCCTGTGCGGCTTGCTCCCGCCGCATGCCGCCCTGGAAC contains:
- a CDS encoding DUF177 domain-containing protein; this translates as MTPEAVGPLTRIVDVVNIPPAGKPVHVVASDEECRALAQDFGLPGIQTLSGDFNLTSTAKGVHVTGVVKADITQICVVSLDPFDSSIEEEVEVDFAESSGMPAEPPTEMHEYEPPDEIVNGQIDLGALTAEFLALGLDPYPRKPGISFDYTDPRDAKDSPFAALDTLKDKD